Below is a window of Moraxella nasibovis DNA.
GGCAAATTCATCAAGACGCACCACCGTTTTTTTGCCCGCCTCATCACGCTCAAACATCGCATAAAACAGCTCATCGTCCGTATGCCAAATGCGAAACTCGGCACGCATACGAAAATGGCTGACTGGCGATGGATACACTTCAAGTGCAGGCGGATTAAATGGTGCAAATTGCTCGCCAATTCGGGCGATTTTTTCGGATAATTGGGCTTGATAAGTCTGGTCGTTCATCACAAGTGCGGTCATGTTCGGTTCTTAAATTAAAAAATGGCAAAATTACCACAGAATTATGTGAAATTGTAGGTTGGGCTCTTCTTGCAAAAACCCAAAAAAATCAATGTGTTATGCCAAAAATTTTGGGTTTTACTGTCGTTCAATCCAACCTACAAAAGTTATATTACTTTACTGATTTGTCTGGCTTACAGTTAATCCTTTATTATAACACAGCCTGATTGATGCTAAGGATTTTTATCCAAAGATTTTTTAAGGCGGTATCTACCATATGGATTATGTTAAATAAATTTGATGAACCAAAAAATAAGAGCGAAACTACTCGCCCTTATTTGATGATTTCCACGATGGTGGATTGGTGTGAATATTTATCACACTTTTTTGACAATCACCGAACCGATGGAATAACCTGCCCCAAACGAGCAAATCACCGCCAAATCGCCACTTGCCACGCCGTCTTGACAGCGGTGAAAGGCAATCATCGGACTTGCCGAACTGGTGTTACCAAATTCGTCAATCACCATCGGAGCAAGTGATTTGTCGGCGTCCTTACCCATCACGGTACGCAAAATCAAATCAATCATGTTAATATTGGCTTGGTGTAGCCACAGTTTTTTGACTTGGTCGGTGCTGATGTGGTTTTCTGCCAAATGCGTGCTGATGATTTCAGAGACTTTTGGGCAAACTTCACGGAATACTTTTCGACCTTCTTGTAAAAACAGCTTGTCGGTGACAGGCTCGTCCAAATCTGGGTACATGGCGGATTTGGTGTGCAAAAACTCACTTCTGTCCATAAAGCCAAATTCGTTTTTGATGTTGGTGGAAAACTGCGTCCACAGTTTGCTGTCAATGATTTCGTAGCCTTTGGGTGTGTCCAGCTCTTCAATGATGGTCGCTGCCGCCACATCGCCAAAGATGAAATGACTGTCTCGATTTCGCCAGTTTAGATGGGCGGACGTAATCTCGACATTGACCACGGCAATGCGTTTGCCAAGCCCTGCTTTAATCATGCCGACCGCTTGGGCAATACCAAAAGTCGCCGCACTGCACGCCACATTGGTATCAAAGGCAAAACCGCCTACCATACCCACAGCGTGCTGAATCTCAATGGCGATGGCAGGATAGACACGCTGAAAATTAGAACAAGCACAGATAATGCCGTCCAAATCTTTGCCTTCTAAGCCTGCATTAGCAAGGGCTTGGTTAAGTGCATCTACGCCCATCTCTGCCATGATGGATAGCTCCTCACCCAGCTTTCT
It encodes the following:
- a CDS encoding beta-ketoacyl-ACP synthase III translates to MAIYLTATGLHIPKDKISNDELVTAFNTYVDDYNRENAAAIEAGEKVALQHSTVEFIEKASGIKSRYVIDKKGILDPKIMAPTVPARKLGEELSIMAEMGVDALNQALANAGLEGKDLDGIICACSNFQRVYPAIAIEIQHAVGMVGGFAFDTNVACSAATFGIAQAVGMIKAGLGKRIAVVNVEITSAHLNWRNRDSHFIFGDVAAATIIEELDTPKGYEIIDSKLWTQFSTNIKNEFGFMDRSEFLHTKSAMYPDLDEPVTDKLFLQEGRKVFREVCPKVSEIISTHLAENHISTDQVKKLWLHQANINMIDLILRTVMGKDADKSLAPMVIDEFGNTSSASPMIAFHRCQDGVASGDLAVICSFGAGYSIGSVIVKKV